A genome region from Clostridium pasteurianum includes the following:
- a CDS encoding ABC transporter ATP-binding protein yields MSLKMENVNLVYDMGKELQTYALKNITISLKGNRMIGIMGPSGSGKSSLLYTLAGLKCPTSGKAYYNEIDYSKISPDENAELRKKNFGFIFQKHFLIDYMTVLQNVLTPINDDSNEAKMKAITILDKLDILHLSGKKPHQLSVGQKQKVAIARAFIGEPKVIFADEPTAALDHENALKVMDFFEEYRNKKMIIIVTHDKSILKNADSIVNMFDGSVTSIETGEGIED; encoded by the coding sequence ATGAGTTTAAAGATGGAAAATGTGAATCTTGTTTATGATATGGGAAAGGAACTTCAAACTTATGCCCTTAAAAATATAACTATTTCGCTTAAAGGTAACAGAATGATTGGAATTATGGGACCATCAGGCAGTGGAAAGAGCTCACTTTTATATACTTTGGCTGGATTAAAATGCCCAACTTCTGGAAAAGCTTATTACAATGAAATAGATTATAGTAAAATTTCTCCTGATGAAAATGCTGAACTTAGAAAAAAAAATTTTGGATTTATTTTTCAAAAACACTTTTTAATTGATTATATGACAGTGCTTCAGAATGTTTTGACACCTATAAATGATGATAGTAATGAAGCAAAAATGAAAGCGATAACTATACTGGATAAGCTTGACATACTGCATTTGTCAGGAAAAAAACCTCATCAGCTCTCAGTAGGACAAAAGCAGAAGGTTGCAATTGCAAGAGCATTTATAGGGGAACCTAAAGTTATATTTGCAGACGAGCCTACAGCGGCTTTAGATCATGAAAATGCACTTAAGGTTATGGATTTTTTTGAGGAATATAGAAATAAAAAGATGATTATAATAGTAACTCATGATAAATCTATACTTAAGAATGCAGATAGTATAGTAAATATGTTTGATGGTTCAGTAACTTCTATTGAAACCGGAGAGGGGATAGAAGATTAA